In one Nicotiana sylvestris chromosome 8, ASM39365v2, whole genome shotgun sequence genomic region, the following are encoded:
- the LOC104231032 gene encoding clathrin interactor EPSIN 1-like codes for MDFMKVFDQTVREIKREVNLKVLKVPEIEQKVLDATDDEPWGPHGTALAEIAQATKKFSECQMVMNVLWTRLTETGKNWRFVYKSLAVIEYLVAHGSERAVDDIIEHTYQISSLTSFEYVEPSGKDLGINVRKKAENIVALLNNKEKIQEVRNKAAANRDKYVGVSSSGVSYKSSSASFSSSSGSFRSSERYGGFGNKSDGDSFKDSYSEKDRYDEDKIDQSTYKSKKGSSSYGSKVQDTVSASGSKTMKKIGEPKKSSSQSSIVPSSNYEEDFDDFDPRGTSSAKPSTGNSNQVDLFGQNLIGDLLDAPTPAPAATSTVNTDPSEVDLFADATFVSAKTQISGVASQTPKGADLFASQPAPSTAASTIDFFAAPDPVVQSTNGFSKSQITGVTSQTSKDVDLFASQPAPSAAASTIDFFAAADPVVQSDNRFSKLDQMNTVDPFASVPLNTFDNSDPFGAFVSQPVSMPNENASNGGSHDAHDKLSKSSVEAKTPPMKDTFQVRSGIWADSLSRGLIDLNITAPKKVNLADVGIVGGLTDGSDEREKGPTTFYTSRAMGQGIGHGRSGFPSAATAGDDIFSSLNTQNYQFGGFQK; via the exons ATGGATTTCATGAAGGTCTTCGATCAAACGGTCCGTGAAAT AAAGAGGGAGGTAAATTTGAAAGTGTTGAAGGTCCCTGAAATCGAGCAAAAG GTATTGGATGCTACGGATGATGAGCCTTGGGGCCCTCATGGTACTGCTCTGGCTGAGATAGCACAGGCAACAAAAAAATT CTCCGAGTGCCAGATGGTCATGAATGTGCTCTGGACAAGATTAACTGAAACTGGAAAGAACTGGCGTTTTGTCTATAAG TCGCTGGCTGTGATAGAGTACTTGGTGGCACATGGATCTGAACGTGCAGTTGATGACATCATTGAACATACCTATCAGATCTCT TCTCTCACGAGTTTCGAGTATGTTGAGCCAAGTGGGAAGGATCTGGGCATTAATGTGAGGAAGAAGGCGGAAAATATTGTGGCACTATTAAATAACAAAGAGAAGATACAAGAGGTTAGGAATAAAGCTGCTGCAAATCGTGACAA GTATGTTGGAGTATCATCTTCTGGAGTGTCATATAAGTCAAGCTCTGCCTCTTTCAGTAGCAGCAGCGGCAGCTTTCGGAGTAGCGAGCGATATGGAGGTTTTGGAAATAAAAGCGATGGTGATTCATTTAAGGATAGTTACAGTGAAAAGGATCGATATGATGAAGATAAGATTGATCAAAGTACTTATAAGTCAAAGAAGGGATCTTCTAGTTATGGCAG CAAAGTTCAGGATACTGTTTCCGCTAGTGGATCAAAGACGATGAAGAAGATAGGGGAGCCTAAAAAGTCTTCTTCACAGAGCTCAATTGTACCATCAAGCAATTACGAGGAAGATTTTGACGATTTTGATCCTCGGGGGACTTCGAGTGCTA AGCCTTCTACAGGAAATTCTAACCAAGTAGATCTGTTTGGGCAAAATTTGATCGGTGACCTCTTGGATGCACCAACACCTGCTCCAGCTGCTACGTCTACTGTGAACACTGATCCATCAGAGGTTGATTTATTTGCTGATGCCACTTTTGTATCAGCAAAAACACAGATTTCGGGTGTAGCTTCCCAAACTCCA AAGGGTGCGGATCTGTTTGCCTCCCAGCCTGCCCCTTCAACTGCAGCTTCAACAATAGATTTTTTTGCTGCACCAGATCCTGTTGTACAGTCTACTAACGGATTTTCAAAATCACAGATTACGGGTGTAACTTCCCAAACTTCA AAGGATGTGGATCTGTTTGCCTCCCAGCCTGCCCCTTCAGCTGCAGCTTCAACAATAGATTTTTTCGCTGCAGCAGATCCTGTTGTACAGTCTGATAACAGATTTTCAAAACTAGACCAGATGAATACTGTTGATCCATTTGCTTCAGTTCCACTAAATACTTTTGATAACTCTGATCCTTTTGGTGCATTTGTTTCTCAACCTGTATCAATGCCCAATGAAAATGCTAGCAATGGTGGGAGTCATGATGCTCATGACAAATTAAGCAAATCGTCTGTTGAAGCTAAAACACCGCCAATGAAggatacatttcaagtcaggTCTGGAATATGGGCTGATTCATTGAGCCGTGGGCTGATTGATCTGAATATAACTGCAC CCAAAAAGGTCAACCTTGCAGATGTTGGCATCGTAGGAGGATTGACTGATGGATCAGATGAGAGAGAAAAAGGGCCTACTACTTTCTACACTAGCAGAGCAATGGGTCAAGGAATCGGACATGGCAGATCTGGTTTCCCATCAGCAGCAACAGCTGGAGATGACATATTTTCAAGTCTTAACACACAAAACTATCAGTTTGGCGGCTTTCAGAAGTGA